Proteins from a genomic interval of Xanthomonas sp. AM6:
- a CDS encoding N(4)-(beta-N-acetylglucosaminyl)-L-asparaginase has product MHERRHFLKTAAFGAIATGLAAALPRAWATDKGGVPPLPRGAARVISTWDFGIAANQAAWQVLSRGGAALDAVEAGVKVPEADPNNPTVGLGGYPDRDGRVTLDACIMDHTGGCGSVAALEDIVHAISVARRVMEKTPHVMLVGDGALQFALAQGFERTNLLTPSSEKAWKEWLKTSKYAPEANIENRAYQKGTLPGGKDNHDTIGMLALDAHGNLSGACTTSGMAWKMHGRVGDSPIIGAGLYVDNEVGGATSTGVGEEVIRNVGSFAVVEMMRQGKSPAEACREVVMRIVRRKPQLTRDLQVGFLAMNKRGEVGAFAIQPGFSYAVCDAQRQDLLLPGQSHFAAPAA; this is encoded by the coding sequence ATGCACGAACGCCGCCATTTCCTGAAGACCGCCGCCTTTGGCGCCATTGCCACCGGCTTGGCCGCCGCGTTGCCGCGCGCGTGGGCGACCGACAAAGGCGGCGTCCCACCACTGCCACGCGGCGCAGCGCGGGTGATCTCGACCTGGGACTTCGGGATCGCGGCTAACCAGGCGGCGTGGCAAGTGCTGTCGCGCGGTGGCGCGGCGTTGGATGCGGTGGAGGCCGGGGTGAAGGTGCCGGAGGCCGACCCGAACAATCCCACCGTCGGGCTCGGCGGCTATCCCGATCGCGATGGGCGGGTCACGCTGGACGCCTGCATCATGGATCACACCGGCGGCTGCGGGTCGGTGGCGGCGCTGGAAGATATCGTGCATGCGATCTCGGTGGCGCGGCGGGTGATGGAGAAGACGCCGCACGTGATGCTGGTCGGCGACGGGGCGCTGCAGTTCGCGCTGGCGCAGGGCTTCGAGCGCACCAACCTGCTCACGCCGTCGTCGGAGAAGGCGTGGAAGGAGTGGCTGAAGACCTCCAAGTACGCGCCGGAAGCGAACATCGAGAACCGTGCCTACCAGAAGGGCACGCTGCCCGGCGGCAAGGACAACCACGACACCATCGGCATGCTGGCGCTGGACGCGCACGGCAATCTGTCCGGGGCCTGCACCACCAGCGGCATGGCGTGGAAGATGCACGGCCGGGTCGGCGACAGTCCGATCATCGGCGCCGGGTTGTATGTCGACAACGAGGTCGGCGGTGCCACGTCCACCGGCGTCGGCGAGGAGGTGATCCGCAACGTCGGCAGTTTCGCGGTGGTGGAGATGATGCGCCAGGGCAAGAGCCCGGCCGAGGCCTGTCGCGAGGTGGTGATGCGCATCGTGCGGCGCAAGCCGCAACTGACCCGCGACCTGCAGGTCGGGTTCCTGGCGATGAACAAGCGTGGCGAGGTCGGTGCGTTCGCGATCCAGCCTGGTTTCAGTTATGCGGTCTGCGATGCGCAGCGGCAGGATCTGCTACTGCCCGGGCAGAGCCATTTCGCGGCGCCGGCCGCATGA
- a CDS encoding sialidase family protein, with amino-acid sequence MLRSLLLPLLSLFAVRVIAAPAPTAPSSTPPSPIVYSEFVNADAPTAQCHASTLVETRDGLLAAWFGGRHEGADDVGIWVARRDARGWQPAQRVADGAQPQGAPLPAWNPVLFQPAQGPLRLFYKVGPDPKRWWGMQITSTDGGAHWSAPVRLPDGILGPIKNKPVHLATGRILSPSSSEDAGWVAHMEWSDDDGAHWTRGPALNDPTRIGAIQPSVLVHADGRLQAIGRSQQNHVFSTWSRDHGRSWEPMTLLDLANPNSGTDAVVLADGRSLLVYNPTEAGKDWWDGRGTLAVALSDDGTHWTRVLTLEDSAKDEYSYPAVIQTRDGLVHISYTWKRTRIKHVVLDPKRLRAAAVESGGKE; translated from the coding sequence ATGCTGCGTTCCTTGCTGCTCCCGCTGCTGTCGCTGTTCGCCGTACGCGTGATCGCCGCCCCCGCGCCGACCGCGCCGTCGTCCACCCCGCCCTCGCCGATCGTCTACAGCGAATTCGTCAACGCCGACGCGCCGACCGCGCAATGTCACGCCTCGACCCTGGTGGAAACCCGCGACGGCCTGCTCGCCGCGTGGTTCGGCGGGCGCCACGAAGGCGCCGACGACGTCGGCATCTGGGTCGCACGCCGCGATGCCCGCGGCTGGCAGCCGGCGCAGCGCGTGGCCGACGGCGCGCAGCCGCAGGGCGCGCCGCTGCCGGCGTGGAATCCGGTGCTGTTCCAGCCCGCGCAGGGGCCGCTGCGGCTGTTCTACAAAGTAGGCCCCGACCCGAAGCGTTGGTGGGGCATGCAGATCACCTCCACCGATGGCGGCGCGCACTGGTCCGCGCCCGTGCGCCTGCCCGACGGCATCCTCGGCCCGATCAAGAACAAGCCGGTGCATCTGGCGACGGGGCGCATCCTCAGCCCCAGCAGCAGCGAGGACGCGGGTTGGGTCGCGCACATGGAGTGGTCCGACGACGACGGCGCGCACTGGACCCGCGGCCCCGCATTGAACGACCCCACGCGGATCGGCGCGATCCAGCCCAGCGTGCTGGTGCATGCCGACGGCCGCCTGCAGGCGATCGGCCGCAGCCAGCAGAACCACGTGTTCAGCACCTGGTCGCGCGACCACGGCCGCAGCTGGGAACCGATGACTCTGCTCGACTTGGCCAACCCCAACTCCGGCACCGACGCCGTAGTGCTGGCCGACGGCCGCTCGCTCCTGGTCTACAACCCCACCGAAGCCGGCAAGGACTGGTGGGACGGCCGCGGCACCCTGGCGGTGGCCCTGTCCGACGACGGCACCCACTGGACCCGCGTACTGACCCTGGAAGACAGTGCCAAGGACGAGTACTCCTATCCAGCCGTGATCCAGACCCGCGACGGGCTGGTGCACATCAGCTACACCTGGAAGCGCACACGCATCAAGCATGTGGTGCTGGATCCGAAGCGGTTGCGTGCTGCGGCGGTGGAGTCTGGCGGCAAGGAATGA
- a CDS encoding DUF5694 domain-containing protein, with amino-acid sequence MNARRFLVAALSACLTTLPGLAAAATQTSVAPANVMMFGSFHFENPGRDMVKFKVSDVMSKDNQAYLAGLAARLAAFRPTDVLVECEPSEQANYDAAFARYRDGQSALPANEVHQIGFRVAKASGIAGVTCFDEGQIGWEADPMFDYIKANDPAMQATMDATFKTLSARADREQSTLPLAELLRLTNDPARDRENKNLYISTNAVDAGGSFAGADAAASWWHRNFRMYANVQKVAQPGHRVLVIAGSGHTAILKDLLAIDMQRTAEDVSGYLAP; translated from the coding sequence TTGAACGCCCGTCGATTTCTTGTCGCCGCGTTGTCCGCTTGCCTGACCACGTTGCCCGGGCTCGCGGCCGCCGCGACGCAGACGTCCGTCGCTCCGGCGAACGTGATGATGTTTGGCTCGTTCCACTTCGAGAATCCGGGGCGAGACATGGTGAAGTTCAAGGTCTCCGACGTGATGTCGAAAGACAATCAGGCCTACCTCGCGGGCCTTGCCGCGCGGCTCGCCGCGTTCCGACCCACCGACGTCCTGGTGGAATGCGAGCCGTCCGAGCAGGCGAACTACGACGCAGCTTTTGCCCGCTACCGCGACGGTCAGTCGGCCCTGCCGGCTAACGAAGTCCACCAAATCGGCTTCCGCGTCGCCAAAGCCTCGGGGATTGCGGGAGTAACGTGCTTCGACGAGGGCCAGATCGGCTGGGAAGCCGATCCGATGTTCGATTACATCAAGGCGAACGACCCGGCAATGCAGGCGACGATGGATGCCACGTTCAAGACGCTTTCCGCGCGCGCCGACCGCGAGCAATCGACGCTGCCGCTGGCCGAACTGCTGCGCCTGACCAACGATCCCGCCCGCGACCGGGAAAACAAGAATCTCTACATCAGCACCAATGCCGTGGATGCCGGTGGCAGCTTTGCCGGTGCCGACGCTGCGGCCAGTTGGTGGCACCGCAACTTCCGCATGTATGCCAACGTGCAGAAGGTCGCTCAACCCGGCCACCGCGTGCTGGTGATTGCTGGATCCGGCCACACGGCGATCCTCAAGGACCTGTTGGCGATCGACATGCAGCGCACTGCCGAGGACGTGAGCGGGTATCTGGCGCCGTAA
- a CDS encoding RHS repeat-associated core domain-containing protein, with product MAKKDPGLQPWAQGLICYNGHGRNSYNIVHSDPLGLDAGLNDYQNGFPYVTGAALLNPGSALGVPRCREQCFGDPINAGIGNKFETHVEYRGEGVFPLSLALTYNSSRRISYYPDQLNVFGRNRTHSYLRRINYFDTSSGPVVYVSRPDGEALRFTQSSSGWAPDVPGDGQLSMSLDGGGAIAGWQLRENKGGVEIFDAEGQLSEIHDASGFRQVLAYDDAGRLAAVRDVVGRAMRFEYGDDGLVESVWLPDGRQLSFYYTESKDLERVSYPDGHEVKYLYDEPDHVSGYAPAGMYTGFIDEQQQRYSTTIYAKSLYGSDAKALGTYLGDAVDRYMADYTFAGGETYATAAAITSSLGSVKTIDFALVDGIVTPVSIVKSCDNCASQEVSYEYAADGQVSSSTTSGVTTSYVHNARGLLDSRVDASNDAAGNKRTTQADWHPDFPFPLERRIYNAAGALTEKSTWSYNARGQALTASRTDPAAGTNRTSTTAYCEQADVDAGACPLLGLVTSIDGPRTDVTDRLSYTYYAADDGTCASAPTTCPHRKGDLWTVTNALGQVTEYLSYDGAGRVLSVKDANGLITDFTYHARGWLTASKVRGADGTSESDDRITLIDYWPTGLVKQVTQPDGAFTAFTYDAAHRLTDIADNAGNTLHYTLDNAGNRIKEDTKDASGALKRTLSRVYNQLGQLATQATAGGDPTDFGYDANGNTETVTDALGHVTQNDYDPLNRLARTLQDVGGINAETKFGYDALDNLTKVTDPKGLDTTYTYNGLGDLTTLTSPDTGVTTYTYDSAGNRATQIDARNVKTTYSYDALNRLTKVAYPTTSLNVTYTYDVSPTVCASGETYAVGRLARMQDTTGTTEYCYDRFGDLVRKVQTTNGKVFVLRYAYTKAGQLSRLTYPDGAAVDYVRNAQGQTTEVAVTPAGGTRQVLLSNATYYPFGPVASWSYGNGRPMQRVLDQDYRPLAVSDTRTDGLSTGFAFDPAGNLSALTAAGNTAPVVSLDYDALGRLTAFKDGPTGTVIDGYSYDATGNRLSAKVNTTTQTYTYPTSSHRLDAVAGTVRTYDAIGNTLSIGGTAQEFVYDANGRMGQAKRAGTVVMKYSYNGRGEQVRRVGKTNTYTLYDESGHWLGDYDINGAPLQQAIWLDDLPVGVLAKNNLRYVQPDHLGTPRAVIDPVRDVTIWKWDLKGEAFGNTSPDQDPDKDGTAFVFDMRFPGQRYDAATGLNQNYQREYESLTGRYSQADPIGLKGGLSTYRYVYASPFLYMDPEGLMCVPLITINTGSERRMKSRELINDSGWSLSRVSVDPPAPGTPMMGRAHASQGGGWARMILGGESGDCWAKKVKSYKEEYEEKNSFYTLEFCTDEDCDAKRSYLRGRSGVGDINMYSSMSDDIEFTTGRASGQILLFKCLEWLKTLR from the coding sequence TTGGCCAAGAAGGATCCAGGGCTGCAGCCCTGGGCGCAAGGTCTGATCTGCTATAACGGCCATGGGCGTAACTCTTACAATATTGTTCACTCGGATCCGTTGGGGCTCGATGCGGGACTTAACGACTATCAAAATGGATTCCCTTATGTGACGGGAGCCGCGTTGCTCAATCCCGGGTCGGCCCTGGGTGTGCCTCGCTGTAGGGAGCAGTGCTTCGGCGATCCGATCAATGCAGGTATCGGCAATAAGTTCGAGACGCATGTCGAGTACCGGGGGGAAGGAGTTTTCCCGCTGTCCTTGGCGTTGACCTACAACAGCTCGCGCAGGATTAGCTATTATCCTGACCAGTTGAACGTGTTTGGCCGAAATCGTACACATAGTTATTTGCGCCGCATCAACTATTTCGATACGTCTTCTGGTCCTGTCGTCTATGTTTCGCGCCCCGACGGCGAGGCGCTGCGCTTCACCCAATCCAGCTCGGGCTGGGCGCCGGACGTGCCGGGCGACGGGCAGCTTTCCATGTCATTGGATGGCGGAGGAGCCATCGCGGGTTGGCAGTTGCGTGAAAACAAGGGAGGCGTAGAGATTTTTGATGCAGAGGGGCAATTGTCTGAAATCCATGATGCATCCGGATTTAGGCAGGTGCTCGCTTACGATGACGCGGGACGCCTTGCCGCTGTAAGGGACGTCGTCGGTCGAGCAATGCGATTCGAATACGGTGACGACGGGTTGGTCGAGAGCGTGTGGTTGCCTGATGGGCGGCAGCTGAGCTTTTACTACACGGAGAGCAAAGATCTCGAGCGGGTAAGCTATCCGGATGGGCACGAAGTAAAGTATCTGTACGACGAGCCCGACCATGTCAGTGGCTACGCACCGGCTGGAATGTATACGGGGTTCATCGACGAGCAGCAGCAACGTTACTCGACGACCATTTATGCGAAGTCGCTGTACGGAAGCGACGCGAAGGCGCTAGGAACCTATCTTGGCGACGCCGTGGATCGATACATGGCGGACTATACCTTCGCCGGTGGCGAAACCTATGCGACTGCTGCGGCCATCACCTCCAGCCTGGGTAGTGTCAAGACGATCGATTTCGCCTTGGTCGACGGCATCGTGACGCCGGTATCGATCGTAAAGTCGTGTGACAACTGCGCGTCGCAAGAGGTGTCTTATGAGTATGCTGCCGATGGGCAGGTCTCCAGCAGCACGACATCCGGCGTCACCACGAGTTATGTCCATAACGCCAGAGGGTTGTTGGACTCTCGTGTAGACGCATCCAATGATGCAGCGGGCAATAAACGGACCACTCAGGCCGATTGGCATCCGGATTTCCCCTTCCCGCTGGAGCGCCGAATCTACAATGCGGCGGGTGCGTTGACCGAGAAGTCAACATGGTCCTACAACGCTCGCGGCCAAGCGCTGACGGCGTCCCGCACCGATCCGGCTGCCGGCACGAACCGTACATCTACTACGGCGTACTGCGAACAGGCCGATGTCGATGCGGGCGCTTGCCCGTTGCTGGGTTTAGTGACCTCGATCGACGGTCCGCGTACCGATGTCACGGATCGTCTCTCCTATACGTACTACGCTGCCGACGATGGCACCTGCGCCAGCGCTCCGACCACCTGCCCGCACCGCAAAGGCGACCTGTGGACAGTTACCAACGCCTTGGGCCAAGTGACCGAGTACCTGTCCTACGACGGTGCCGGCCGCGTGCTGTCGGTGAAGGACGCCAACGGCCTCATCACCGACTTCACCTACCACGCACGCGGCTGGCTGACCGCCAGCAAGGTCCGCGGTGCCGACGGCACTAGCGAAAGCGACGACCGCATCACCCTGATCGACTATTGGCCGACCGGTCTGGTCAAGCAGGTCACCCAGCCGGACGGCGCGTTCACCGCCTTCACCTACGATGCGGCGCACCGCCTGACCGACATCGCCGACAACGCTGGCAACACGCTGCACTACACGCTGGACAATGCCGGCAATCGGATCAAGGAAGACACCAAGGACGCATCGGGCGCGCTCAAGCGCACGCTGTCGCGTGTCTACAACCAGCTTGGCCAGCTGGCCACGCAGGCCACCGCCGGTGGCGACCCGACCGACTTCGGCTACGACGCCAACGGCAATACCGAAACGGTGACCGACGCACTCGGCCACGTCACCCAGAACGACTACGACCCGCTCAACCGCCTGGCGCGCACGCTGCAGGACGTGGGCGGCATCAATGCCGAAACCAAGTTCGGCTACGACGCGCTCGACAACCTGACCAAGGTCACCGACCCGAAGGGCCTGGATACCACCTACACCTACAACGGCCTCGGCGATCTGACCACGCTGACCAGCCCGGACACCGGCGTCACCACGTACACCTACGACAGCGCCGGCAACCGCGCCACGCAGATCGACGCGCGCAACGTCAAGACGACCTACAGCTATGACGCGCTGAACCGTCTGACCAAGGTCGCGTATCCGACCACCAGCCTCAACGTCACCTATACCTACGACGTGAGCCCGACCGTCTGCGCCAGCGGCGAGACCTACGCGGTCGGCCGCCTGGCACGGATGCAGGACACCACCGGCACCACCGAGTATTGCTACGACCGTTTCGGCGATCTGGTCCGCAAGGTCCAGACCACCAACGGCAAGGTGTTCGTACTGCGCTACGCCTACACCAAGGCGGGCCAGCTCAGCCGGCTGACCTATCCTGACGGCGCGGCAGTGGACTATGTGCGCAATGCCCAGGGCCAGACCACCGAAGTCGCCGTGACCCCGGCCGGCGGCACGCGGCAGGTGTTGCTGAGCAACGCGACCTACTACCCGTTCGGCCCGGTGGCGAGTTGGTCCTATGGCAACGGCCGCCCGATGCAGCGCGTACTGGACCAGGACTACCGTCCGCTGGCAGTCAGCGACACCCGCACTGATGGCCTGAGCACAGGCTTTGCCTTCGACCCGGCCGGCAACCTCAGCGCGCTGACCGCTGCAGGCAACACTGCCCCGGTGGTCAGCCTGGACTACGACGCGCTGGGCCGTCTGACCGCGTTCAAGGACGGCCCGACCGGCACGGTGATCGATGGCTACAGCTACGACGCCACCGGCAACCGGCTCAGCGCCAAGGTCAACACCACGACGCAGACGTACACCTATCCCACCAGCAGCCACCGCCTGGACGCAGTGGCCGGCACTGTCCGCACCTACGACGCGATCGGCAATACGTTGTCGATCGGTGGCACCGCGCAGGAGTTCGTGTACGACGCCAACGGCCGCATGGGCCAAGCCAAGCGCGCGGGCACGGTGGTGATGAAGTACAGCTATAACGGCCGCGGCGAGCAAGTGCGGCGGGTGGGCAAGACCAACACCTACACGCTGTACGACGAGAGCGGACACTGGCTGGGCGACTACGACATCAACGGCGCCCCGCTGCAGCAGGCGATCTGGCTGGACGACCTGCCGGTGGGCGTGCTGGCGAAGAATAACCTGCGCTACGTGCAGCCGGACCACCTGGGCACTCCGCGCGCGGTGATCGATCCGGTGCGCGACGTGACGATCTGGAAGTGGGATCTGAAGGGCGAGGCGTTCGGCAACACCTCGCCGGATCAAGACCCGGACAAGGACGGCACTGCGTTCGTTTTCGATATGCGTTTCCCCGGGCAGCGCTACGATGCGGCGACAGGGCTTAATCAAAATTACCAACGCGAATATGAGTCGCTAACAGGAAGGTATAGCCAGGCTGACCCTATTGGATTAAAGGGTGGCCTAAGTACTTATCGTTATGTCTATGCCAGTCCATTCTTATACATGGATCCAGAGGGGCTGATGTGCGTGCCATTAATTACAATTAATACTGGAAGCGAGCGGCGCATGAAAAGCCGTGAGCTTATTAATGATTCTGGATGGTCTTTGAGCAGAGTTTCGGTTGATCCTCCAGCGCCTGGTACCCCAATGATGGGTCGTGCTCACGCCAGCCAAGGTGGCGGCTGGGCAAGGATGATACTTGGCGGTGAATCTGGAGACTGCTGGGCTAAAAAAGTGAAGTCTTATAAAGAAGAATATGAGGAAAAAAATAGCTTTTATACGCTAGAATTTTGTACTGATGAAGATTGTGACGCTAAAAGATCCTACCTCCGTGGGCGGAGTGGGGTGGGTGATATTAATATGTATTCGTCAATGAGTGACGATATTGAATTCACTACTGGCAGAGCATCAGGACAGATACTTCTTTTCAAGTGTTTAGAATGGCTCAAGACTTTGCGATAG
- a CDS encoding helix-turn-helix domain-containing protein: MRLKRLDGKSGCAVEVTLSVIGGVWKPVILFHLLSGKKRFMELTRLIPNATQRMLTLQLRELEEDGVIVRHVYPQVPPKVEYALTPLGRSLAPVLISLREWGESYRTSEMSRAPAEAPGCTLGEAIVP; this comes from the coding sequence ATGCGTCTGAAACGTCTAGACGGCAAGAGCGGCTGCGCGGTCGAAGTCACGCTTTCCGTGATCGGCGGCGTCTGGAAGCCCGTGATCCTGTTCCACCTGCTCTCTGGAAAGAAGCGCTTCATGGAACTGACGCGCCTGATTCCGAACGCCACGCAGCGCATGCTGACGTTGCAGTTGCGCGAGCTCGAGGAGGACGGCGTCATCGTGCGGCACGTCTATCCGCAGGTGCCGCCCAAGGTCGAATATGCGCTCACTCCGCTTGGCAGATCCCTCGCCCCGGTATTGATCAGCCTTCGCGAATGGGGCGAGTCGTACCGCACCAGCGAGATGTCACGTGCGCCGGCCGAAGCTCCGGGATGCACGCTTGGCGAGGCAATTGTGCCCTGA
- a CDS encoding copper homeostasis protein CutC, whose protein sequence is MGLEVAADSIGSALAAQAGGAMRVELCGGLDGGGLTPSFGTLAVLRDRLTIPLYVLIRPRVGDFVFDEAEVEAMRRDVEQCVRLGCDGVVLGALDPAGEVDMATMRVLIAAAGSLGVTFHRAIDVSADPRRALEDAIALGCERVLTSGARETAEEGAALIAELVQQAGARLSVMPGSGVTETNLARLRALTGAREFHGSARGPLASRALAPHPHVRSLGGDRMQTDVERVRRMVALLAE, encoded by the coding sequence ATGGGACTGGAGGTGGCCGCCGATTCGATCGGCTCGGCGCTGGCGGCGCAGGCTGGCGGGGCGATGCGGGTGGAATTGTGCGGCGGCCTGGACGGTGGCGGGCTGACGCCGTCGTTCGGCACGCTGGCGGTGTTGCGCGATCGATTGACCATTCCGCTGTACGTGCTGATCCGTCCGCGGGTCGGCGATTTCGTGTTCGACGAGGCGGAAGTGGAGGCAATGCGTCGCGATGTGGAGCAGTGCGTGCGGCTGGGCTGCGACGGGGTGGTGCTGGGTGCGCTGGATCCGGCCGGCGAGGTCGACATGGCGACGATGCGGGTGCTGATCGCGGCGGCTGGATCGCTTGGCGTCACGTTCCATCGCGCCATCGACGTCAGCGCCGATCCGCGGCGTGCGCTGGAGGATGCGATTGCGCTGGGGTGCGAGCGAGTGCTGACGTCCGGCGCGCGCGAGACGGCGGAGGAGGGCGCGGCGCTGATCGCGGAGCTGGTGCAGCAGGCGGGCGCGCGCTTGAGCGTGATGCCGGGGTCGGGGGTGACCGAGACCAATCTGGCGCGGTTGCGTGCGCTGACCGGTGCGCGCGAGTTCCATGGGTCGGCGCGCGGGCCGCTGGCCTCGCGCGCCTTGGCGCCGCATCCGCATGTGCGCAGCCTGGGCGGCGATCGCATGCAGACCGATGTGGAGCGGGTGCGGCGGATGGTGGCGTTGTTGGCGGAGTAG
- a CDS encoding glycosyltransferase — MTKVLILSVSAGNGHVRAAQALVAAAHSFAPSCTAVHIDTMAHVSGAFRRIYTDWYIQLVNRAPELWSYLHQRSDVTPHHAASQRLRRGIERLSTGALLREIRNAKPDAVICTHFLPAELLMRERRNARLDYPVWLQITDYDLHNMWLVPEMTGYLAANEEVAFRLRARGIPADRVHVTGIPVMPAFSKPDAPTLERDACAAALGLDPSRSTLLMASGGAGVGDLASMVERALGMASDFQVIAVAGRNAETYARLAALALRHPGRMIAVGFTDEMHKLMAAADLVVTKPGGLTVSECLALGKPMLLISPIPGQEEHNAGFLMEEGAAWLAYDAIGLDYKVERLMADRAKLRTMSARSLALGKPQAAATVLQRVLQSMPA, encoded by the coding sequence ATGACCAAAGTTCTGATCCTCAGTGTAAGCGCCGGCAATGGCCACGTGCGCGCAGCACAGGCGCTTGTTGCCGCCGCACACTCTTTCGCTCCCTCGTGCACGGCTGTACATATCGACACCATGGCCCATGTGTCAGGGGCATTCCGCAGGATCTACACCGATTGGTACATCCAACTCGTGAATCGCGCGCCCGAACTCTGGTCGTATCTGCATCAGCGTAGCGATGTCACGCCGCACCACGCGGCGTCGCAGCGCTTGCGCCGCGGCATCGAGCGACTGAGCACCGGCGCGCTGCTGCGCGAGATTCGAAACGCGAAGCCCGATGCTGTGATTTGCACCCACTTCCTGCCGGCCGAGTTGCTGATGCGCGAACGCAGAAACGCTCGTCTCGACTACCCCGTCTGGTTGCAGATCACCGACTACGACCTGCACAACATGTGGCTCGTTCCCGAGATGACCGGCTACCTGGCGGCGAACGAAGAGGTCGCATTCCGGCTTCGCGCACGCGGCATTCCGGCCGACCGTGTGCACGTCACAGGAATTCCGGTGATGCCGGCATTCTCGAAGCCCGACGCACCGACGCTGGAGCGCGACGCTTGCGCGGCAGCCCTGGGTCTGGATCCATCGCGCTCCACGCTTCTGATGGCGTCAGGCGGCGCTGGCGTTGGCGATCTTGCGAGCATGGTCGAACGTGCCCTGGGCATGGCAAGCGATTTCCAGGTAATCGCCGTGGCGGGTCGCAATGCCGAAACATACGCCAGACTCGCGGCGCTGGCGCTTCGCCATCCGGGCCGGATGATTGCTGTGGGCTTCACCGACGAGATGCACAAGCTCATGGCAGCTGCCGATCTGGTCGTCACTAAGCCCGGCGGCCTCACCGTGTCCGAATGCCTGGCGCTGGGCAAGCCGATGCTGCTGATCTCGCCGATCCCTGGCCAAGAAGAACACAACGCAGGCTTCCTGATGGAAGAGGGCGCAGCATGGCTGGCCTACGATGCAATTGGCCTTGACTACAAGGTCGAACGACTGATGGCCGATCGGGCGAAATTGCGAACCATGTCCGCTCGCAGCCTTGCGCTCGGCAAGCCCCAGGCCGCAGCGACGGTGCTTCAACGTGTGCTGCAGAGCATGCCCGCATGA
- a CDS encoding DUF2251 domain-containing protein has product MPITITAENELIVGTALVIEAQAPRSPFVAVFEDDGDTGYFYALDTSADDNPIEDALHIYNAADVADKEEPSEVQIGWSQDSKKVVLLINGYPHAVFDFEAKRGYCRTGFPPPAEDSPWGMHGHAWNDAAVELFA; this is encoded by the coding sequence ATGCCCATCACCATCACCGCCGAAAACGAGTTGATCGTCGGCACGGCCTTGGTTATCGAGGCGCAAGCGCCTCGGTCGCCCTTCGTTGCCGTCTTCGAAGACGACGGCGACACCGGCTATTTCTATGCGCTCGACACGTCGGCAGATGACAACCCCATCGAGGACGCTCTGCACATCTACAACGCTGCCGACGTCGCCGACAAAGAAGAACCTTCCGAAGTGCAGATCGGCTGGTCCCAGGACAGCAAGAAGGTGGTGCTGCTGATCAACGGCTATCCGCATGCGGTGTTCGATTTCGAGGCAAAGCGCGGTTACTGCCGGACCGGGTTCCCGCCGCCTGCGGAAGACAGCCCGTGGGGTATGCACGGCCATGCGTGGAACGATGCCGCCGTGGAGTTGTTCGCGTAA